A genomic region of Pongo pygmaeus isolate AG05252 chromosome 7, NHGRI_mPonPyg2-v2.0_pri, whole genome shotgun sequence contains the following coding sequences:
- the JRK gene encoding jerky protein homolog, which translates to MASKPAAGKSRGEKRKRVVLTLKEKIDICTRLEKGESRKALMQEYNVGMSTLYDIRAHKAQLLRFFASSDSNKALEQRRTLHTPKLEHLDRVLYEWFLGKRSEGVPVSGPMLIEKAKDFYEQMQLTEPCVFSGGWLWRFKARHGIKKLDASSEKQAADHQAAEQFCAFFRSLAAEHGLSAEQVYNADETGLFWRCLSNPTPEGGAVPGLKQGKDRLTVLMCANATGSHRLKPLAIGKCSGPRAFKGIQHLPIAYKAQGNAWVDKEIFSDWFHHIFVPSVREHFRTIGLPEDSKAVLLLDSSRAHPQEAELVSSNVFTIFLPASVASLVQPMEQGIRRDFMRNFINPPAPLQGSHTRYNMNDAIFSVACAWNAVPSHVFRRAWRKLWPSVVFAEGGSSEEEVEAECFQAKPHNKSFAHILELVKEGSSCPGQLRQRQAASWGVVGREAEGGRPPAATSPAEVVWSSEKTPKADQDGGGDPGEGEEVAWEQAAVAFDAVLRFAERQPCFSAQEVGQLRALCAVFRSQQQLRRRHGALRAVVKVEALQEGPGGCGATAQSPLPCSSTAGDN; encoded by the coding sequence ATGGCCTCCAAGCCGGCTGCCGGGAAGAGCAGAGGGGAGAAGCGGAAGAGGGTGGTGCTGACGCTGAAGGAGAAGATTGACATCTGCACGCGCCTGGAGAAGGGCGAGAGCCGGAAGGCACTGATGCAGGAGTACAACGTGGGCATGTCCACCCTCTACGACATCAGGGCCCACAAGGCGCAGCTGCTCCGGTTCTTTGCCAGCTCGGACTCCAACAAGGCACTGGAGCAGCGGCGCACGCTGCACACGCCCAAGCTGGAGCACCTGGACCGCGTCCTGTACGAGTGGTTCCTGGGGAAGCGCTCCGAGGGTGTCCCCGTGTCAGGCCCCATGCTCATTGAGAAGGCAAAGGACTTCTACGAGCAGATGCAGCTCACTGAGCCCTGCGTGTTCTCCGGAGGGTGGCTTTGGCGCTTTAAGGCCAGACACGGCATTAAAAAGCTAGATGCGTCCAGTGAAAAGCAGGCAGCCGACCACCAGGCCGCGGAGCAGTTCTGTGCATTTTTCAGGAGCTTGGCTGCCGAGCATGGGCTGTCCGCCGAGCAGGTTTACAACGCTGATGAGACCGGCCTTTTCTGGCGGTGCCTGTCAAATCCCACTCCGGAAGGCGgggctgtgcctggcctcaagcagggCAAGGACCGGCTGACCGTGCTGATGTGTGCCAACGCCACGGGCTCCCACAGGCTTAAGCCCTTGGCCATCGGGAAGTGCAGCGGTCCCAGGGCTTTCAAAGGCATCCAGCACCTGCCCATCGCTTATAAGGCCCAGGGGAACGCCTGGGTGGACAAGGAGATTTTTTCCGATTGGTTCCATCATATCTTTGTGCCCTCAGTGAGAGAGCACTTCAGAACCATAGGTTTGCCCGAAGACAGCAAAGCCGTTCTCTTGCTGGACAGCTCCCGGGCTCACCCGCAGGAGGCCGAGCTGGTGTCCAGTAACGTTTTCACCATATTCCTGCCTGCCAGCGTGGCCTCATtggtgcagcccatggagcagGGCATTCGGAGAGACTTCATGAGGAACTTCATTAACCCTCCGGCCCCCCTGCAGGGCTCCCACACCCGCTACAACATGAACGATGCCATATTCAGCGTGGCCTGTGCCTGGAACGCAGTGCCTAGCCACGTCTTCAGGCGGGCCTGGAGGAAGCTGTGGCCATCGGTTGTGTTTGCCGAAGGCGGCTCCtctgaggaggaggtggaggcagagtgCTTCCAAGCGAAGCCGCACAACAAGTCCTTTGCACACATCCTGGAGCTTGTAAAGGAAGGCTCCTCCTGCCCGGGCCAGCTTCGCCAGCGCCAGGCCGCCAGCTGGGGTGTAGTGGGAAGGGAGGCAGAAGGGGGACGGCCCCCTGCTGCCACGTCGCCAGCAGAGGTTGTGTGGAGTTCAGAAAAGACTCCGAAAGCTGACCAGGACGGCGGAGGAGATCCTGGTGAGGGCGAGGAGGTGGCCTGGGAGCAGGCGGCCGTGGCCTTTGACGCAGTCCTGCGCTTTGCGGAGCGGCAGCCATGCTTCAGTGCGCAGGAAGTGGGGCAGCTTCGGGCACTGTGTGCCGTGTTCCGGAGCCAGCAGCAGCTGAGGAGGCGGCATGGTGCCCTCAGGGCTGTGGTCAAGGTTGAAGCCCTCCAGGAGGGCCCTGGTGGCTGCGGGGCCACAGCTCAGTCTCCCTTGCCCTGCTCATCCACAGCAGGTGACAACTGA